The DNA region CCGTTCCGCCCCTATGAAGATGGCATCGCGGCAGGGACGGAGTTTTGTATCTTTGACGTGCCAGAGGTTGGGCGTTTCGGGTTGTCGATCTGCTATGATATGTGGTTCCCCGAAACCACGCGCCAACTGACCAGTGCCGGCGTTGAGGTGCTTTTGCACCCCGTTCTGACCGGTACCACCGACCGCGAGGCAGAGCTTTCGATTGCCCGCGCCACGGCGGTACAGTTCCAGTGCTATGTGATTGATGTGAACGGGTTGGGCGCGGGCGGCAACGGGCGGTCTTGTGTGATTGATCCGACCTCGACCGTGTTGCACCAATCGGCGGGACAAGAGGATATGTTCCCGATTGAAGTGGATCTTGATCAGGTGCGCCGCCAACGTGAAACCGGTATGAAGGGTTTGGGGCAGGTTCTCAAAAGCTTCCGAGACCGGTCTGTTGACTTTCCGGTCTATGATCGGGCCAGCGGGGCGGATGCCTATTTGCACGGGCTTGGCCCCTTGGCGATCCCGCAGCAGGGAACCACGGCGGGAATTTCGCCTTTGAATTTGGGCGCGACCACTTTGCCTGAGGATATCATCAAAGGTGCCCCCGCGCCCGAACTTCTTGCGCAAAACCAGCCGTACCACACAGCCGAGGACCCACAGCCGGTAACGCCGGTGGCAGGAAAGACCGTTACGGGCTGATATTCCGGGGCAGGGCCTTGCGGTTCTGCCCCGGCTTCACATCAGCCCGGCCGATACATTTAGCCAAAGGACGATGCGATGCAATCCATGAGCGACTATTATTCGGCAGTGCAGCTTCGCGGGGATCATTGGAGCACGTTGCGCCAATCGCTGGACCAGCTTGCCCGTGAACCCGAAGGCCGCCATGCAAAGGCCACCCGCGCCAAAGTGGTGGAAATGTTCAATGCCTTGGAAACGATCGAGCGGTATTGGGCCTTTCCCGGCATTCAGTCCTTTGAGCATATGCGCCGGCAGTTTGAAAACGGCCATTTGGCGGATGTTGCCTTTACCGTGCGCCGTGCTGCGCGGGCGTTAGTGACGGGGGCATATCGGCGCCGCCATATCCCGCTGGACCGCGATATGGATGACAAGGACGAGAATGAGGATGAGGCGATTCTGTCCCCCGATG from Pseudorhodobacter turbinis includes:
- a CDS encoding carbon-nitrogen hydrolase family protein translates to MTPFAIAGVQMYVNALQPNIAGMLQRLDILMVRFPWTQMVLFSELAPLGPLPRFALPFDNEHLHRFQEAAIKHNIWLIPGSMFEQAEDGLIYNTSAVINPQGQVIKKYRKMFPFRPYEDGIAAGTEFCIFDVPEVGRFGLSICYDMWFPETTRQLTSAGVEVLLHPVLTGTTDREAELSIARATAVQFQCYVIDVNGLGAGGNGRSCVIDPTSTVLHQSAGQEDMFPIEVDLDQVRRQRETGMKGLGQVLKSFRDRSVDFPVYDRASGADAYLHGLGPLAIPQQGTTAGISPLNLGATTLPEDIIKGAPAPELLAQNQPYHTAEDPQPVTPVAGKTVTG